One genomic segment of Paenibacillus sp. FSL H8-0332 includes these proteins:
- the addB gene encoding helicase-exonuclease AddAB subunit AddB: protein MTVNFIIGRSGSGKTTTIWERVSSRLKAEPLGAPIIILVPEQGSFGAERGLLAAGGVKGSLRAQTLSFSRLAYRVKQETGGSASLPISEEGKKMLIYKIISKRKEELKLFGASSDRPGFVERLSSLHTELKRCCLGAGDLEEQIGRMRDATLGSPILAGKLDDLHLVFSELDQEMSQLYIDEEDRLAELAEHIADSAYIRGAEIWVDGFHGFSNQEFIVLRELMQYADTMTIALTLDRIYPPGLAPHELELFHPAAVTYIKLRGLAEELGLTVWDELLAPPVLPRFKDAPVLAHLERGLQRRHSWAGPAEQVKEAISIRAAASRRTEVEGVLREMQALARESGAKYGEMAVFMRNMADYEPLIAPLFQDFGVPFFLDQKLSELHHPLVEFIRSALDVVRRRWRYEDVFRCVKTELLLPLDRSITRAHMDELENYVLACGIHGSRWTNGRSWKGIPRLSLEGSEAVDEAMLARMEACRKAVAEPLQAFEQRIKASRSGLELCKAVYLLLEDTEAARKLEGMGAESLKQGRPEAAREHSQLWGAVLGLLDQIAEMMGKERIEFSLFAGVLETGLAELKMGLVPPALDQVLVGTMDRTRVSGVKYAFLLGFNEGVVPAQFKEDGILSEGERLLLEKSGMELAPGSSRKLLDERFLIYNALTTASRKLWISYAVADDEGKALQPSEVIRQLQGMFPQQLDEQFLSGFPQSGNDDDAVHMDFIGHPEQTLRMLLLQLRQWRQGAEISGMWWEVYNWFAAEQGADKSADEQAAEYRHADLSMKLKLERLLGSLFYRNEGIRLKKETSLRLYGGSTLRGSVSRMERFVACSFSHFASYGLRLKERQLYKLQAPDIGQLFHAALSEMAKRLQEQGRSWGSMTADECRTEAGKTVDKLSPLLQGEILMSSKRYGYISRKLKNIVGRASVILGEHSRRGSFEPVGLELDFGPGMELPPLRITLPNGCVMEVVGRIDRVDKAEGEQGILLRVIDYKSSQKDLKLHEVYYGLSLQMLTYLDVLLTYSEQWLGQEALPAGALYFHVHDPLLTSANGMNREQAEQELMKRFKMKGLLTADREVVSLMDTTLDKGYSSIVPVALKSDGSFYSSASVATPEQWGQLRSSVRSTISEIGTSITEGDVAIQPYRIQQETACTFCSFRPVCQFDEAVEGNSYNILSKPGKEVIWDLLSRKGGEKL, encoded by the coding sequence ATGACGGTTAACTTCATCATCGGCCGCTCGGGCAGCGGCAAGACGACTACAATATGGGAGCGGGTATCCTCCAGGCTGAAGGCAGAGCCGCTGGGGGCCCCGATCATTATACTTGTTCCCGAGCAGGGATCGTTCGGAGCGGAACGGGGACTACTGGCGGCGGGCGGCGTGAAGGGAAGTCTGCGCGCCCAGACGCTCAGCTTCTCGCGTCTTGCTTACCGAGTGAAGCAGGAGACCGGCGGCAGCGCGAGTCTGCCTATCAGTGAAGAAGGCAAGAAAATGCTGATCTACAAGATTATCAGCAAGCGCAAGGAGGAGCTGAAGCTGTTCGGCGCTTCCTCGGACCGTCCGGGATTTGTGGAGCGGCTCAGCAGTCTGCACACGGAGCTTAAGCGCTGCTGTCTTGGAGCCGGAGACCTGGAGGAGCAGATCGGCAGAATGCGGGATGCCACGCTGGGCAGCCCTATTCTGGCCGGGAAGCTGGATGATCTGCATCTCGTCTTCAGCGAGCTGGACCAGGAGATGTCACAGCTCTATATAGATGAAGAGGACAGACTGGCCGAACTGGCTGAGCATATCGCGGACTCTGCCTATATCCGCGGCGCCGAGATCTGGGTGGACGGCTTCCACGGCTTCAGCAACCAGGAATTCATCGTCTTGCGTGAGCTCATGCAGTACGCGGACACAATGACCATTGCGCTCACACTGGACCGGATCTATCCGCCGGGCCTTGCCCCGCATGAGCTGGAGCTGTTCCATCCGGCGGCGGTTACTTACATTAAGCTGCGGGGATTAGCAGAGGAGCTGGGACTTACCGTGTGGGATGAGCTGCTGGCTCCGCCCGTCCTGCCAAGGTTCAAGGACGCTCCCGTACTCGCGCATCTGGAGCGCGGATTACAGCGCCGGCATTCCTGGGCAGGGCCGGCTGAACAGGTGAAGGAAGCCATCAGCATCCGGGCTGCGGCTTCACGCCGCACCGAGGTAGAGGGCGTGCTGCGCGAGATGCAGGCCCTGGCCAGAGAATCGGGAGCCAAATATGGGGAAATGGCGGTATTCATGCGCAATATGGCCGATTATGAGCCGCTGATCGCCCCGTTATTTCAGGACTTCGGCGTTCCGTTCTTCCTGGACCAGAAGCTCAGTGAGCTGCATCATCCGCTGGTGGAATTCATCCGCTCCGCCCTGGATGTCGTCCGCCGCCGCTGGCGTTATGAAGATGTGTTCCGCTGCGTGAAGACCGAGCTGCTGCTGCCGCTGGACAGAAGCATTACCCGCGCCCATATGGATGAGCTGGAGAATTACGTGCTGGCCTGCGGCATTCACGGCTCCCGCTGGACGAATGGGCGCTCCTGGAAGGGCATTCCGCGCCTCTCGCTGGAGGGCAGTGAAGCTGTAGATGAAGCAATGCTGGCAAGAATGGAGGCCTGCCGGAAGGCGGTTGCGGAACCGCTGCAGGCATTTGAGCAGAGAATCAAAGCCAGCCGCAGCGGCCTGGAACTGTGCAAGGCGGTATATCTGCTGCTGGAGGATACGGAAGCGGCACGCAAGCTTGAAGGGATGGGAGCGGAGTCTCTGAAGCAGGGACGTCCGGAAGCCGCCCGGGAGCATAGCCAGCTCTGGGGCGCTGTTCTGGGTCTGCTGGACCAGATTGCCGAGATGATGGGCAAGGAACGGATAGAATTCAGCCTGTTCGCCGGGGTGCTGGAGACCGGGCTGGCGGAGCTTAAGATGGGGCTCGTCCCGCCCGCACTTGACCAGGTGCTGGTAGGTACGATGGACCGTACCCGGGTGTCGGGGGTGAAGTACGCCTTCCTGCTCGGTTTCAACGAAGGAGTGGTTCCGGCGCAGTTCAAGGAAGACGGCATTCTTTCCGAAGGGGAACGCCTCCTGCTGGAGAAGTCCGGTATGGAGCTTGCGCCGGGCTCCTCCCGGAAGCTGCTGGATGAACGCTTCCTGATCTATAATGCGCTTACGACGGCCAGCAGGAAGCTGTGGATCAGCTATGCCGTAGCTGACGATGAGGGGAAGGCGCTGCAGCCTTCGGAGGTCATCCGCCAGCTGCAGGGAATGTTCCCGCAGCAGTTAGATGAACAATTCCTCTCCGGCTTCCCGCAGAGCGGCAATGATGACGACGCTGTCCATATGGACTTCATCGGCCATCCTGAGCAGACGCTCCGCATGCTGCTGCTTCAGCTCCGCCAGTGGCGTCAAGGGGCAGAGATATCCGGCATGTGGTGGGAGGTCTATAACTGGTTTGCGGCGGAGCAGGGCGCAGACAAGTCTGCGGATGAACAGGCAGCGGAATACCGCCATGCGGATCTGTCCATGAAGCTGAAGCTGGAGCGGTTGCTCGGCTCGCTGTTCTACCGCAATGAAGGCATCCGGCTGAAGAAGGAGACCAGTCTGCGGCTGTATGGCGGCTCCACGCTGCGCGGCAGCGTGTCCCGGATGGAGCGGTTTGTCGCCTGCTCCTTCTCCCATTTCGCTTCCTATGGGCTGAGGCTGAAGGAGCGCCAGCTCTACAAGCTCCAGGCCCCGGATATCGGGCAGCTCTTCCATGCGGCCCTCAGTGAAATGGCGAAGCGGCTGCAGGAGCAAGGCCGCAGCTGGGGCAGCATGACTGCGGATGAATGCCGCACGGAGGCGGGGAAGACCGTGGACAAGCTGTCTCCGCTGTTACAGGGAGAGATTCTGATGAGCAGCAAGCGCTACGGCTATATCTCGCGCAAGCTGAAGAATATTGTCGGCCGTGCTTCAGTCATCCTCGGGGAGCATTCGCGGCGCGGGAGCTTCGAGCCGGTCGGGCTGGAGCTGGATTTTGGCCCGGGCATGGAGCTGCCTCCGCTGAGAATTACACTGCCCAACGGCTGTGTTATGGAGGTGGTCGGCCGGATTGACCGGGTGGATAAGGCTGAAGGGGAGCAGGGGATTCTGCTGCGGGTTATCGACTACAAATCAAGCCAGAAGGATCTTAAGCTGCATGAGGTCTACTATGGTTTGTCGCTGCAGATGTTAACGTACCTTGATGTGCTGCTGACCTATTCCGAGCAATGGCTCGGCCAGGAAGCACTGCCTGCCGGGGCGCTCTATTTCCACGTTCATGATCCGCTTCTGACCTCAGCCAACGGAATGAACCGGGAGCAGGCGGAGCAGGAGCTAATGAAGCGCTTCAAGATGAAGGGCCTGCTGACCGCCGACCGCGAGGTGGTCTCGCTGATGGATACCACACTCGACAAAGGGTATTCTTCTATTGTTCCGGTAGCGCTGAAGAGTGACGGCAGCTTCTACAGCAGCGCATCCGTAGCTACCCCAGAGCAGTGGGGGCAGCTGAGGTCCTCGGTACGCAGCACGATCTCGGAGATCGGGACCAGCATTACGGAGGGGGATGTGGCTATACAGCCTTACCGCATTCAGCAGGAAACAGCCTGTACCTTCTGCTCCTTCCGTCCCGTCTGCCAGTTCGATGAAGCGGTGGAGGGCAATAGTTATAACATTCTAAGTAAGCCCGGCAAAGAAGTGATCTGGGATCTGCTGTCCCGCAAAGGAGGAGAGAAGCTGTGA
- a CDS encoding alginate lyase family protein, which produces MKDYYLNVSELRSAAAYYARHFPIEAQNSVQIADHAVNNEFIIPYTGDLSRWIPLGKPVADWLHNPTNDPEFTWGINRHWHMLDLGKAYLMNGKPEYVTAFMQHFRSWREQNPVPVIPSYEEAVFFQKLGPWRLLETGLRVQSWISAYKYMEDSPLLGEGFRNELLEGLAEHAEFLTRYLGSTEINHAIMHMQGLYMIAVFHHEHPRAPYWRQLAGERLELCLLHQVGPEGIQIELTTHYHDAAIEMFGTPYLLGALSGHPFSAWYGGQLRKMAAFTEALVRPDHQSTGIGDSDWISSGRQRLTLLGAILKDDALVGRGTGNAECLWLLGAEAYERCVQLQAESAPSATSVAFVQTGYYVMRDRQQYLFFDAAEMGGAHGHADALNLEWMWNGQLLFTDTGRYTYEEGEWRRYFKSTRAHNTITIDGLDQTPYISTQQWGEPVAKACTFRWESNSRYHFVDAAHDGYTRLPLPVMHRRWVLLGVEVPLLLIADWLEGDGAHELEQRFHLHPEAVLELSSEAGAAGEAVTGAGEPEVEDGAAQPTATVVYPGSTVKLNMSWMTSGLKDEQFTVSKEQGWVSEVYGSKSEIPVVEGRAAWAGKAGILTLCLPGDAADGSGPLHVSTCVVDAERRRVELSYVYGDAIGTIVIGPDTLGWTERK; this is translated from the coding sequence AACGTATCTGAGCTGCGCAGCGCTGCCGCTTATTATGCCCGCCATTTCCCCATCGAGGCGCAGAACTCGGTCCAGATTGCCGATCATGCCGTGAACAATGAATTCATTATTCCTTATACCGGTGATCTGAGCCGCTGGATTCCGCTGGGCAAGCCGGTGGCGGACTGGCTGCATAATCCTACGAACGACCCCGAATTCACCTGGGGCATCAACCGCCACTGGCATATGCTGGATCTGGGCAAGGCCTATCTGATGAACGGCAAGCCGGAATACGTTACGGCCTTTATGCAGCATTTCCGCAGCTGGCGCGAGCAGAATCCGGTTCCTGTGATCCCGTCGTATGAGGAAGCGGTCTTTTTCCAGAAGCTAGGTCCATGGCGTCTGCTGGAGACCGGCCTGCGTGTGCAGTCCTGGATCTCTGCTTATAAATATATGGAGGACAGTCCGCTGCTGGGCGAGGGGTTCCGCAACGAGCTGCTGGAGGGGCTTGCGGAGCATGCCGAATTTCTGACCCGCTACCTCGGCAGCACGGAGATCAATCATGCGATTATGCATATGCAGGGCCTCTACATGATTGCTGTCTTCCATCACGAGCATCCGCGCGCCCCGTATTGGCGGCAGCTGGCCGGGGAGCGCCTGGAGCTGTGTCTGCTTCATCAGGTGGGGCCGGAAGGGATTCAGATTGAGCTGACCACCCATTACCATGATGCGGCCATTGAGATGTTCGGGACGCCTTATCTGCTGGGCGCGTTATCCGGCCACCCGTTCTCCGCCTGGTACGGCGGGCAGCTACGCAAGATGGCCGCGTTCACCGAAGCGCTGGTCCGCCCTGATCACCAGTCCACCGGGATCGGCGATTCCGACTGGATCAGCAGCGGCCGGCAGCGGCTGACGCTGCTGGGGGCTATTCTGAAGGATGATGCGCTGGTTGGACGCGGCACGGGCAATGCAGAATGCCTCTGGCTGCTGGGAGCTGAGGCGTATGAGCGGTGTGTGCAGCTTCAGGCGGAGTCTGCGCCTTCGGCGACCAGCGTGGCTTTTGTGCAGACCGGGTATTATGTGATGCGGGACCGGCAGCAGTATCTGTTCTTCGATGCCGCAGAGATGGGCGGAGCACACGGCCATGCCGATGCGCTGAATCTGGAGTGGATGTGGAACGGGCAATTGCTCTTCACCGATACCGGGAGGTACACCTACGAGGAAGGGGAATGGCGCCGTTATTTCAAAAGCACACGCGCGCACAACACCATCACCATAGACGGGTTGGATCAGACGCCTTATATCTCTACCCAGCAATGGGGGGAGCCTGTGGCTAAGGCCTGCACCTTCCGCTGGGAGAGCAACAGCCGTTATCACTTCGTTGATGCCGCACATGACGGATACACCCGTCTCCCCCTTCCGGTAATGCACCGGCGATGGGTGCTGCTGGGCGTGGAGGTGCCGCTGCTGCTGATTGCGGACTGGCTGGAGGGGGATGGCGCGCATGAGCTGGAGCAGCGGTTCCATCTGCACCCGGAGGCGGTGCTGGAGCTGTCTTCCGAAGCCGGAGCGGCTGGAGAGGCTGTGACCGGAGCCGGAGAACCCGAAGTTGAAGACGGAGCCGCACAGCCTACAGCAACCGTGGTCTATCCCGGCTCTACAGTGAAGCTGAATATGAGCTGGATGACCAGCGGCCTGAAGGATGAACAGTTCACGGTGAGTAAGGAGCAGGGCTGGGTATCGGAGGTCTACGGCTCCAAATCGGAGATTCCGGTAGTAGAGGGCCGGGCGGCTTGGGCCGGAAAGGCTGGAATTCTGACGCTGTGCCTGCCCGGCGATGCGGCAGACGGCAGCGGTCCGCTGCACGTGAGCACCTGCGTGGTGGATGCGGAGCGGCGGCGGGTCGAGCTGTCCTATGTATACGGAGATGCGATCGGCACAATTGTAATCGGCCCGGACACCCTGGGCTGGACGGAGCGGAAGTAA